AGGTGCTCGAGCAGGCGATCGCCGATCGGATCGCCGCGGGTGAGGTGGTCGAAAGGCCGGCCTCCGTGCTTCGCGAACTGCTCGACAACGCCCTGGACGCGGGGGCGGGCAAGATCGAGATCGTTCTGGCCGCGGGCGGGCGGGAGCTGATACAGGCCAGCGACGACGGCTGCGGCATGGGACGGGACGACGCCCTGCTGGCTTTCGAGCGGCACGCCACGAGCAAGATCCGCTCCGGCGAGGACCTGGAGCGGATCGCCACCCTGGGTTTCCGGGGCGAGGCCCTGGCGGCGACGGCGGCGGTGGCCCGGGTCGAGCTCCTGACGGCGGACGACGACTCGGGACAGGCCACCCGGGTTGTCATCGAGCAGGGGAGGTTGTCACGGGTCGACCCGGCTTCCCGGGCCCGGGGTACCACCATTCGCGTGATGGACCTGTTTGCCGGGATTCCCGCCCGGAGGAAATTTCTCAAGACTCCCGCCACGGAACTCGACCATTGCCTGAAAGTCGCGCGCCGCGCCGCGATGGCCCGGCCGGAGGTGGGTTTTCGCCTGCGGCAGGCCCAGCGGACGCTGATGGCTCTGCCCCCCGGCCAGCCGGTCGGCGAGCGGATTGCCGGCATCGTCGGCGCCGCGGTGGCTCGCCGGCTGGTGGAAATCCAGCGCCAGGCGGGAGATCTGGCCATCGAGGCCTGGGCGGGGCCCGTCGATCTGGCTCGCAGCAGCCGGGACGGGATTCACCTGTTTCTCAACCGGCGGCCGGTGCGGGATCCGTTCCTGGTGCGGGCGGTGCTCGATGTCTACCGCCCGCTGCTGCCCTCCGGCAGGTTTCCGGTAGTGGTGGTCTGGCTCGAGGTGCCGCCCGGAGAGGTGGACGTCAACGTTCATCCGGCCAAGAGCGAGGTGCGCTTCCATCAGCCCCGGCAGGTCCGGGCCCTGGTGGTCGGAGCGCTCCAGCAGGCCCTGGCCAGCCGTGCCGCGATTCCCCACTTTGGTCGCGAGCGGCTCGACGACGGGGCGGCTGCCGGGGGGGGAGGGGTCGCGTTCGGTGGGGAGCGCTCCGCACCGGAAAGGCCCCCCTTTCTCCCGGTGGAGGGTGGGGAGGTCGGAGCGTCGCCGCCGCCGTCGCCGCGGGCGCCGGCGTCATCCCCCGGCGCCGAGGCGCAGGGGGCGCTGGTGCACGATGGGCCCAGGGTCCTCGCCCAGTACCGCAACACCTTCATCGTCGCGGAGGATGCGCGGGGGCTGTTGATCGTCGATCAGCACGTGGCCCACGAACGTCTGCTCTACGAGCAGCTCTGCCGGCAGGCGGTAGAAGGCCCCCTTCCTCGCCAGGGGCTGATGTTCCCTCGGCCCCTCGAAGTGGGGCCGCGGGAGCTGGAGGTGGCCACCGGGCAGCACGATGCCCTCGCACGGCTCGGCTTCCGTTTCGAGAGTTTTGGCGAGTCGTCGCTCATCGTCCGGGAAGTGCCGGCCGTGTTCGGTAACGAGGCCCGGCCCGAGGCGCTGGTCGAAGTGCTGGCCCGTTTCGAACGAGGCGACCGGGCGGGGGCGGAGGATTTCTTCGATCATCTGCTGGCCACGGTGGCCTGCCAGGCCGCGGTCAAGAAGGGCTATCCCCTCGGTCCGGAGAAAATGGCCTACCTGTTGGGAGGGCTCGAGGCCTGCGAATGTCCGAGCCACTGCCCGCACGGGCGCGTGATCTCCCTGCGGATCGACCTTTCCTCCCTCAATTCCCGCTTCGAGCGCAGCTGAAGGGCCGGGTCGGCAGGCACCGGGGTGGTTCGGATCGGCGAAGGGGAGGGGCCGGGGGTGGCGGATACGAGATGACGGCAGGCACCCAGGCTGAACGTGAGCGCCTTCCGGCGCCCGGGAGGGGCTGGGCCGGCCGGCCTCTGCCGCTGCTGCTGGCTGGCCTGACGTTGGCCGCCGGCGTTTCGGCCCCCCGTGCCGACCGCGTGGTGTTCACCGACCACCGGATGCTCCAGGTGGAGTCGGTGGAGGCCCGGGGAGAGTGGCTGGATCTCCACCTCGGAGGGGACAACAGGATCCGGGTGGCCCGCAGCCGGGTGCTCAGGATCGTCCGCGACCGGGTCGAGCCCCCGCGGACCGAGAACGAGCCGGGGAAGGCGGACTGGCGGGAGCAGGCCGGTCCCTTCGCAGACTTCTTTCAGCAGGCCGCCGAACGGCACCGGCTCGAAGCGGCCCTGCTGCTGGCCGTGGCGACGGTGGAGAGCGGACTCGACCCGCTGGCCTTGAGTCCCAAGGGTGCGATGGGCTTGATGCAACTGATGCCCGCCACGGCGGATGAACTGGCCGTCGAGGACCCCTACGACCCGGAGCAGAACATCGACGCGGGGGCGGCCTGGCTCCGGCGCATGCTCGAGCGCTTCGGCGGCGACCTGGACCTGGCCCTGGCGGCCTACAACGCCGGGGAGGGCGCCGTGCGACGCTTTGGCGGGGTACCGCCCTACCAGGAGACGAAGAACTTCGTCCGCCGGGTGCGGGAACGGGTGCGGCGGCTGTCGGCCGGCGGATCCGGCGCCTGAGGCTCTCGAGTCCCGAGTCCAAGGCTTGCCCCCGCGGCGGGGCCTGCTATAATCCGCGCGCCCTCGAGGTCAGACGATGCTTTTTGATATCAGCGAGTTGGGGCCCACGGGAGTGAGCCTCGACGAGCGGGTCGATGTGCCCG
Above is a window of Acidobacteriota bacterium DNA encoding:
- the mutL gene encoding DNA mismatch repair endonuclease MutL, translated to MGRIKVLEQAIADRIAAGEVVERPASVLRELLDNALDAGAGKIEIVLAAGGRELIQASDDGCGMGRDDALLAFERHATSKIRSGEDLERIATLGFRGEALAATAAVARVELLTADDDSGQATRVVIEQGRLSRVDPASRARGTTIRVMDLFAGIPARRKFLKTPATELDHCLKVARRAAMARPEVGFRLRQAQRTLMALPPGQPVGERIAGIVGAAVARRLVEIQRQAGDLAIEAWAGPVDLARSSRDGIHLFLNRRPVRDPFLVRAVLDVYRPLLPSGRFPVVVVWLEVPPGEVDVNVHPAKSEVRFHQPRQVRALVVGALQQALASRAAIPHFGRERLDDGAAAGGGGVAFGGERSAPERPPFLPVEGGEVGASPPPSPRAPASSPGAEAQGALVHDGPRVLAQYRNTFIVAEDARGLLIVDQHVAHERLLYEQLCRQAVEGPLPRQGLMFPRPLEVGPRELEVATGQHDALARLGFRFESFGESSLIVREVPAVFGNEARPEALVEVLARFERGDRAGAEDFFDHLLATVACQAAVKKGYPLGPEKMAYLLGGLEACECPSHCPHGRVISLRIDLSSLNSRFERS
- a CDS encoding lytic transglycosylase domain-containing protein — its product is MTAGTQAERERLPAPGRGWAGRPLPLLLAGLTLAAGVSAPRADRVVFTDHRMLQVESVEARGEWLDLHLGGDNRIRVARSRVLRIVRDRVEPPRTENEPGKADWREQAGPFADFFQQAAERHRLEAALLLAVATVESGLDPLALSPKGAMGLMQLMPATADELAVEDPYDPEQNIDAGAAWLRRMLERFGGDLDLALAAYNAGEGAVRRFGGVPPYQETKNFVRRVRERVRRLSAGGSGA